One Calditrichota bacterium genomic window, GCGTTTGCCCGGCGTGCAGAGATGCGCAATACGCCACCTTCTGGCATTGCCTGGGCAGGGTTGATAAACAAGTTCAGCAGCACTTGTTGCATCTGTTTGCTGTCGGCCATGATGGGCGGAAGCCCTTCCTCGTAGCGCTCGACAATGTTGATATTCTGCAAGGCAATCTGGTGGCGAACCAGAAAAAGGCTCTTTTTGACGATCTCTTCCACCGCCAAGGGCGTGATCGTGGGCTCGCTGGGCCGGGCAAACTCCAACAGGTTCTTCACGATGTCCGAGCAGCGAATCGTCTCGTGCTCCATGGTTTGCAAGTACTGGCGGAACTTGGCCAGGTCATCTCGCGGCACCTGGTCCGCTGAGAGCTTCTTCTGGATCAACTTCAGGTAGGTTAATACCCCCGCCAGCGGGTTGTTGATCTCGTGCGCCACGCCGGCAGCCAACTCGCCCATCGAAGCCAAGCGCGCCGAGCGGATCAACCGCTCTTGAGTTTCGATGATCTCGCGGTTCATCCTCTCCAACCGGTCAATCAGGTACGGCAGGCACATCTCGAGCTCGGCAAGCCCCTGGAACACGGCGACGGCCTTTTCCCGGCAGCTATTGTACCCACAAGCGCCGCAGTTCAACTCGTCTTCCGGCCGAACTTTGTTGATCTTGGCGAGGATCTCCCTGATCTGCGCTTCGCTGGGCACCGGGCGGAGCTGGTTGTCGCTGGTGAAGCCGCGATTGAGGGGCACGGAGCGCAGCTCTTCGTATTGCCTCTCGATGGTAGCCGCATCGAATTCTGCTAAGCGATTGCGCGCGTATCGGGCGACGATGTCCTTACGAATAAAGACCGAGAGCTCGTTATCCATCTTGGGGCCGGCAATACAGCCGCGACAGAACAGGAGGTCGAGAAAACGCGCCTCCACCTTCCCCTCCTCCACCTTGTCGAGAATCTCGACCACGCGCTCTGGCCCTTCGGTGACGATGATGTCGTTGTCCAATAGGTCTGCCTCGAGGGCCGCCGTCCTCAGCAAACCGCCCGAGACCGGGAAGATGCGGCCCACGCGCGGATGAGGGGGATCGAAGCTGCTCTCCGCCTCAGCCGCCACGTCGATGCCCGCCTCCTTCAACATTTCTTTGAGTTCTTGGTAGGTCAACACTTCGTCAATGACCCCACCTACCTTGGGGTCAACCTTCTCTTTCTTCTTAGCAATGCATGGACCTATGAAGACGAGGTGGCTGTCCGGATCATACTTCGCCTTGATCGCCCGCCCCGTCGCGATCATGGGAGACACGATGGGCGCCATGTGGAGGAGCAGCGCCGGGTGGTACTTCTGGATGAACTCGACAATGGCCGGGCAGGGCGTGCTGATGATCGTGGTCATCGAGCTCTGCCTGAACAGTCGCGCGTACTCGCTGGCAACCATGTCCGCGCCAACCGCCACTTCGACGACCTTTGCGAACCCCAACTTCTTGAGCGCCGCGACTAGTTGCCCTGGCCGGTGGTCGGGGAATGCCGCCGGGAACGAAGGCGCCAGCAGGGCGTAGACCAGACGACCGCTCGCCAGAAGCTCGCGCGTGTGCTCAATGCCGCTCTCGATCCTCTTGGCCTTCTGCGCGCAGACGATGACGCAGTTGCCACAGCCGATGCACCGCTCCTTGATGACCTCAGCCTGGCCCTCGACGATCTTGATGGCACGCGCGGGACAATTGCGCACGCAGGAGTAGCAGCGCTTGCACTTGTCACGGATTGTCTGAACGACCGGCATAGGAGCCCATTCTTACGTTCATCGCCGCGACAAATGTAATAAAACTTGCGCGAAATTGCAACCAAACAAAAATCGGATGCACCCTGTGGCTGCCCAAGAGCGCATCCGACCTTCGCGCGTGCAAGTGGACAAACTGAACCTGCCCCCTCACTTGCTGCCGATCATCGGGATATCCAGCTCCTCGAGGCTGGGAAAGTCAGTGAGGACCTTGCGTGCAACCTTCTTGGGGGCCAATCCCAGCGCCACCGCCACGCCGTAAAGAATGGCCTCTGGCCGAGGGGGACACCCGGGCACATAGAAATCCACGGGGATGACCTTGTCTACGCCGCCGTAGATGTTGTAACTGTCGTAGAACACATCCCCACCACAGGCGCAAGAGCCTATGGCGAACACCAACTTTGGATTGGGGGTTGCGTCGTACAATCGCCGCAAAGAAGGCGCAATTTGGCGATTCACTGAGCCGGTCACCAACAGGACATCGGCGTGCCGTGGCGACCCGACCAGCTTGATGCCGAAGCGCTCAGCATCATAGTACGGCGTCAGCACGTTGATAATCTCGATGTCACAGCCGTTGCATGCTGAGGCATTGGTGTGGTAGACCCACAAGGCCTTGGGAAACGCTTTCAGACAGAGTTTGCGTAACATTCGGTCACCTCGGAAAGTGAGTGCCTCAACCGGTCATGGGGTGGCGACACCCCTACCCCAAATAGCAAGCACTGCACGGGTCGCCGAGTCCAGCGCCGGGTGCAGGATGTGTGGATACACCCCAATCAAAATGCACAACAGCGCCAACACCACGATGCTGAACCGCATGCTGAAGGGGACTTCGCGGAGTTCACTTTGCTCCGGAGCCCCCTCGACATTCTGTGGTTTCCTCCAGAACACCCGGTAGGCGGCCCACACCAGGCAAGCCAAAGTGAGCAGACCGGTGACGATGGAAATTGCCATTGCCCAGTAGAGCCGCTCTTCGCCTATTGCCAGGAAGATCGTGAACTTGCTGACAAAGCCGTTGAATGGCGGCAACCCGCCCAACGAGAGCGCGCCCACGAAAAAGCAGAACGCGGTGATGGGCATCTTCTTGGCAAGTCCTCCCAGGCGGGAGATGCGGCGCACGCCGCCGGTCGCGTACATCACCGCTCCTACGCTCATGAAGAGAAGGGCCTTAACAATTGTGTGGTTGACCACGTGGAACAGCCCGCCGTAAATGCCCACATACGTGCCCAACCCCAGGCCCTCGAACACATAGCTGATCTGGCTGACACTGGAAAAGGCCAGCATGCGCTTCAGGTCGTCCTGGACCAAGGCCATGAAAATACCAACCAGCATACTCGCCGAGCTCAAGATGGCGATGAATACGATGACCGCATGGTAGGTGGGCGCAAAAATCGTTACGGTGCGCGACAGCGCGTAGGCGCCGAGCTTGATAATCAGGCCTGACAGCAGCGCGCTCACCGGCGTAGGCGCCTCGGAATGTGCATCCGGGAGCCAAGCGTGAAAGGGCACCAGACCAGCCTTGGTGGCAAAGCCCGCCGTCATGAAGGCCATGGCAAGGAGAGCGATGTTCTTCGGGATACGCGGTGCCACCATCCCGATCTCGGTGAGGCGCAGTGCGTGGATGCCCTCCGGCCGGAACTGGACAGCAGCGGCGAAAATCAGCACCATGCCAAAGAGTGCAAACGTCATGCCCACTACCACCAGCAACACGTATTTGTAGCCAGCCTCCAAGGACGCTCTGCTGCGGTAGAAGGCGACCAGCAAGGCCGTGGCCAAGGTCGATCCCTCCATCGCCACAAACAGCATGAGCATGTTGTTGGTGGTCACCGTCCACATCATGGTGCCAGTGAAAAGGAGGATCAGCGAATAGTAGAGGGCCAGGCGTCCTTCCGAAAAAACCCCCTTCGCCTGCTCCTTGGCCATGTACCGGCCCGATTGGATGGTAATGAGCGTGACCATAAACGC contains:
- a CDS encoding 4Fe-4S binding protein; this encodes MPVVQTIRDKCKRCYSCVRNCPARAIKIVEGQAEVIKERCIGCGNCVIVCAQKAKRIESGIEHTRELLASGRLVYALLAPSFPAAFPDHRPGQLVAALKKLGFAKVVEVAVGADMVASEYARLFRQSSMTTIISTPCPAIVEFIQKYHPALLLHMAPIVSPMIATGRAIKAKYDPDSHLVFIGPCIAKKKEKVDPKVGGVIDEVLTYQELKEMLKEAGIDVAAEAESSFDPPHPRVGRIFPVSGGLLRTAALEADLLDNDIIVTEGPERVVEILDKVEEGKVEARFLDLLFCRGCIAGPKMDNELSVFIRKDIVARYARNRLAEFDAATIERQYEELRSVPLNRGFTSDNQLRPVPSEAQIREILAKINKVRPEDELNCGACGYNSCREKAVAVFQGLAELEMCLPYLIDRLERMNREIIETQERLIRSARLASMGELAAGVAHEINNPLAGVLTYLKLIQKKLSADQVPRDDLAKFRQYLQTMEHETIRCSDIVKNLLEFARPSEPTITPLAVEEIVKKSLFLVRHQIALQNINIVERYEEGLPPIMADSKQMQQVLLNLFINPAQAMPEGGVLRISARRANA
- a CDS encoding NADH-quinone oxidoreductase subunit B family protein; its protein translation is MLRKLCLKAFPKALWVYHTNASACNGCDIEIINVLTPYYDAERFGIKLVGSPRHADVLLVTGSVNRQIAPSLRRLYDATPNPKLVFAIGSCACGGDVFYDSYNIYGGVDKVIPVDFYVPGCPPRPEAILYGVAVALGLAPKKVARKVLTDFPSLEELDIPMIGSK
- a CDS encoding oxidoreductase, encoding MSETVSSALPLVLVVLPVLGAVFTALLSLGRVRVPRHSLTLVILVVELALAVRLAATVWSGHRVVAVGEAISVDGLSALMSVLVAFMVTLITIQSGRYMAKEQAKGVFSEGRLALYYSLILLFTGTMMWTVTTNNMLMLFVAMEGSTLATALLVAFYRSRASLEAGYKYVLLVVVGMTFALFGMVLIFAAAVQFRPEGIHALRLTEIGMVAPRIPKNIALLAMAFMTAGFATKAGLVPFHAWLPDAHSEAPTPVSALLSGLIIKLGAYALSRTVTIFAPTYHAVIVFIAILSSASMLVGIFMALVQDDLKRMLAFSSVSQISYVFEGLGLGTYVGIYGGLFHVVNHTIVKALLFMSVGAVMYATGGVRRISRLGGLAKKMPITAFCFFVGALSLGGLPPFNGFVSKFTIFLAIGEERLYWAMAISIVTGLLTLACLVWAAYRVFWRKPQNVEGAPEQSELREVPFSMRFSIVVLALLCILIGVYPHILHPALDSATRAVLAIWGRGVATP